Proteins from one Oscillatoria nigro-viridis PCC 7112 genomic window:
- the prmA gene encoding 50S ribosomal protein L11 methyltransferase: MAHSWWEIRILCDPALEDIIFWRLERFNCRGTATEIKSNSCLMSAYLPEEQARLLDLAALSLWLRQDALCAGLPLPAMQWDLIEDEDWGSTWKEHWQPQEVGDRFLINPAWLPLPTDTDRIILRLDPGVAFGTGAHATTQLCLESLEMRLGFDDSKCVIADIGCGSGILSIGAVLLGATKVYALDTDPLAVRSTISNRLLNRVNSQQLVAELGSIDRLKEMVDEPIDGLICNILAEVIIDLIPQFTAISKPTTWGVLSGILLEQAKPIADTLEQHGWIVATLWKRQDWCCFNIRRS, encoded by the coding sequence ATGGCACATAGCTGGTGGGAAATTAGAATTCTTTGCGATCCGGCGCTGGAAGATATCATCTTTTGGCGTCTGGAACGATTTAACTGTCGGGGAACTGCTACTGAGATCAAAAGCAATTCCTGCCTGATGTCGGCTTATTTGCCCGAAGAACAAGCCCGATTGCTGGATTTGGCCGCTCTGTCTCTGTGGCTGCGCCAAGATGCTCTGTGTGCAGGTTTGCCCCTACCTGCGATGCAGTGGGATTTGATTGAAGACGAAGACTGGGGCAGCACTTGGAAGGAGCACTGGCAGCCTCAAGAAGTGGGCGATCGCTTTTTAATTAACCCCGCCTGGTTGCCCCTACCGACTGATACAGATCGCATTATTTTGCGTTTAGATCCCGGTGTGGCCTTCGGTACTGGTGCTCACGCTACTACTCAACTTTGTCTGGAGTCGCTGGAAATGCGGCTCGGTTTTGATGACAGCAAGTGCGTAATTGCCGATATCGGGTGCGGATCGGGTATTTTGTCGATCGGCGCAGTGTTGTTGGGCGCTACAAAAGTTTATGCTTTGGATACCGATCCTTTGGCAGTGCGATCGACCATTAGCAACAGACTGCTCAACCGCGTTAATTCTCAGCAGTTGGTTGCAGAGCTCGGCAGTATCGACCGCTTGAAAGAAATGGTCGATGAGCCGATCGACGGTTTGATCTGCAACATTTTAGCAGAAGTAATCATTGATTTAATTCCGCAGTTCACTGCAATTAGCAAACCCACTACTTGGGGCGTGCTCAGCGGCATTTTGCTCGAACAAGCTAAGCCAATTGCCGACACTCTCGAACAGCACGGCTGGATTGTCGCTACTCTGTGGAAGCGCCAAGATTGGTGTTGTTTTAATATTCGGCGCAGTTAA
- the serA gene encoding phosphoglycerate dehydrogenase, which translates to MPKVLVSDPIDQAGIDILSQVAQVDVNTGLSAEELVRIIPDYDALMIRSGTQVTKEIIEAGNSLKIIGRAGVGVDNVDVPAATRKGIVVVNSPEGNTIAAAEHALAMMLSMSRHIPEANASVKGGKWERNRFLGVEVYKKTLGIVGLGKIGSHLAAAAKAMGMKLLAYDPFISTERADQLGCRLVELKLLMRESDYITLHIPKTPETLHLINAEVLSKMKPTARIINCARGGIIDEAALAEAIKEGQIAGAALDVYEHEPLQADSPLRTVGQNIVLTPHLGASTAEAQVNVAIDVAEQIRDVLLGLPARSAVNIPGIFPDSIEKLKPYLQLAETLGNLVSQLAGGRVDYLNVQLQGELASNQSQPVVVAALKGLLSQALRERVNYVNASIEAKERGIRVVETRDASIRDYTGSLHLSAKGTLGEHTVTGAVLGDSEIRITSVDDFPVNVSPTHHMLFTLHRDMPGIIGKIGSQLGSFNVNIASMQVGRKIVRGDAVMVLSLDDPLPEGILAEILKVPGIRDAYTVNL; encoded by the coding sequence TGGTACGAATTATTCCAGATTACGACGCTTTAATGATCCGTTCTGGCACCCAAGTTACCAAAGAAATCATTGAAGCCGGGAATTCACTCAAAATCATCGGCAGAGCCGGCGTCGGCGTAGATAATGTCGATGTACCCGCCGCTACCCGCAAAGGAATTGTAGTCGTCAATTCCCCCGAAGGCAACACGATCGCCGCCGCCGAACACGCGCTCGCCATGATGCTCTCGATGTCCCGCCACATCCCGGAAGCCAACGCATCCGTCAAAGGTGGTAAATGGGAACGCAACCGCTTTCTCGGCGTAGAAGTTTACAAAAAAACCCTCGGCATCGTCGGTTTGGGCAAAATCGGCTCCCACCTCGCCGCCGCAGCCAAAGCAATGGGCATGAAACTGCTGGCCTACGATCCCTTCATTTCGACCGAAAGAGCCGACCAGTTGGGCTGCCGCTTGGTAGAACTCAAACTGCTGATGCGCGAATCCGACTACATCACCCTGCACATCCCCAAAACGCCGGAAACCCTGCACTTAATTAACGCTGAAGTGCTCTCGAAAATGAAGCCGACTGCCCGCATCATAAACTGCGCCAGAGGCGGCATCATCGACGAAGCAGCCCTCGCAGAAGCCATCAAAGAAGGCCAGATCGCCGGCGCAGCTTTGGACGTTTACGAACACGAACCGCTGCAAGCTGATTCCCCGCTGCGGACTGTCGGCCAGAACATCGTGCTGACGCCCCACTTGGGAGCATCCACAGCGGAAGCTCAGGTGAATGTGGCGATCGATGTTGCCGAACAAATTCGCGACGTGCTGTTGGGGCTGCCCGCGCGATCGGCTGTCAACATACCCGGCATTTTCCCAGACTCGATCGAAAAACTCAAACCCTACCTGCAACTCGCCGAAACCCTCGGCAACCTCGTCAGCCAGCTAGCCGGAGGCCGAGTCGATTACCTCAACGTTCAACTGCAAGGCGAATTGGCCAGCAACCAAAGCCAGCCCGTAGTCGTTGCCGCCCTCAAAGGCCTGCTCTCCCAAGCCCTGCGAGAGCGCGTTAACTACGTCAACGCCAGCATTGAAGCCAAAGAACGCGGAATTCGCGTCGTCGAAACCAGAGACGCCTCGATTCGCGACTACACAGGCTCCCTGCACCTCTCGGCCAAGGGAACCCTCGGCGAACACACCGTGACAGGTGCAGTGCTCGGCGACAGCGAAATTCGGATTACCAGTGTTGACGATTTCCCGGTCAACGTTTCCCCGACTCACCACATGCTGTTTACCCTGCACCGCGATATGCCGGGGATTATTGGCAAAATTGGTTCCCAATTGGGCAGTTTTAATGTCAATATTGCCAGTATGCAGGTAGGCCGTAAAATCGTGCGAGGCGATGCGGTGATGGTTTTGAGCCTCGATGACCCTCTACCAGAAGGGATACTGGCGGAGATCCTAAAAGTTCCGGGAATTCGGGATGCTTACACAGTAAATCTTTGA
- a CDS encoding pentapeptide repeat-containing protein gives MDVEELYRRYAAGERYFPGVDLSHADLNVAEVEDLEELEPGQNDLSGINLSSANLTRADLSFVNLSGANLSSANLDSATLWGTILTGANLSDAILDYAELASDLVDVDLREASLECTQLIGTNLTRANLMGSYFAATGEGRLTFCNTIMPDGTIRNDNSS, from the coding sequence ATGGACGTTGAAGAACTATATAGGCGTTACGCTGCCGGAGAGAGATATTTCCCGGGAGTTGATTTAAGTCATGCTGATTTAAACGTTGCTGAGGTGGAAGACCTCGAAGAACTCGAACCAGGTCAGAATGACTTGAGCGGTATCAATCTCAGCAGTGCTAACTTGACTAGAGCCGATTTGAGTTTTGTTAATCTCAGCGGTGCTAACTTGAGCAGTGCGAACCTAGACTCTGCTACCCTATGGGGTACGATATTGACTGGTGCTAATTTAAGTGATGCTATTCTGGATTATGCTGAACTGGCAAGCGACTTAGTGGATGTTGACTTGAGAGAAGCTAGCCTGGAGTGTACACAGTTAATTGGCACTAATCTGACGAGAGCCAACTTGATGGGTTCATACTTTGCAGCCACCGGAGAAGGTCGTTTGACTTTCTGCAATACCATCATGCCGGATGGCACCATTAGAAATGACAATTCATCTTAA